One region of Babylonia areolata isolate BAREFJ2019XMU chromosome 29, ASM4173473v1, whole genome shotgun sequence genomic DNA includes:
- the LOC143274894 gene encoding carboxypeptidase M-like encodes MATRPHYHHHHHYHHHHRRHHSSSPSSSLLLPPLLLLLLLSAAGVPAGVGGLDFGYHDEQALHAFLVNVTRTYPVITRLYSIGHSVQGRELWVMAIGQSPSEHVLLRPNVKYVANIHGNEAVGRELVLHLVSHLVEGYGKVDNVTTLLDTATVHLLPSLNPDGFAAANTTDCVGVTGRRNANGFDLNRNFPDFFQENMAVVQRETHAVVKWIRDTRFVLSANLHGGAMVANYPFDSYSGPMRQSRPSLSPDDDVFQRLARTYSFAHRTMRTAGPCDPGDPVFQDGITNGAQWYPLKGGMQDYNYVRGSCYELTLELSCCKYPAPSQLKTFWEDNREALLALLLQVHMGVKGVVSDANNNTLQDAVIVIEGREQVPFRTSQHGEFWKLLLPGSYVLVASGSGYQPQRVPFEVTAKAVTRLDVTLTAEGDDSSPASPFPRPSPALVVLLVVLSLSRRF; translated from the exons ATGGCTACTagaccccactaccaccaccaccaccactaccaccaccaccaccgtcgccaccactcctcttccccctcctcctctctccttctgccccccTTGCTGCTCTTGCTGCTCCTGTCCGCGGCAGGTGTGCcagctggggtggggggtctggactTCGGGTACCACGACGAGCAGGCCCTGCATGCCTTCCTGGTCAACGTCACCCGGACCTACCCGGTCATCACCCGCCTCTACTCCATCGGCCACAGCGTGCAGG GTCGCGAGCTGTGGGTGATGGCCATTGGTCAGAGCCCCAGCGAGCACGTGCTGCTGAGGCCCAACGTGAAGTACGTGGCCAACATCCACGGCAATGAG GCGGTGGGGCGGGAGCTGGTGCTGCACCTGGTGAGTCACCTGGTGGAGGGCTACGGGAAGGTGGACAACGTGACCACTCTGCTGGACACCGCCACTGTCCATCTTCTGCCTTCACTCAACCCGGACGGCTTTGCCGCTGCCAACACCACGGACTGTGTGGGCGTCacgggcag AAGGAACGCCAACGGCTTCGACCTGAACCGGAACTTCCCGGACTTCTTCCAGGAGAACATGGCTGTGGTCCAGAGGGAGACACACGCCGTCGTGAAGTGGATCAGGGACACCCGCTTTGTGCTGTCGGCCAACCTGCACGGCGGGGCCATGGTGGCCAACTACCCATTCGACTCCTACAGTGGAC CAATGCGGCAGTCCAGACCGTCCCTGAGTCCTGACGACGACGTCTTCCAGAGGCTGGCCCGGACCTACTCCTTCGCACACCGCACCATGCGCACTGCGGGGCCCTGTGACCCTGGGGACCCCGTCTTCCAGGACGGCATCACTAACGGCGCCCAGTGGTACCCGCTcaaag gcGGCATGCAGGACTATAACTACGTGCGGGGCAGCTGCTACGAGCTGACGCTGGAGCTGTCGTGCTGCAAGTACCCCGCGCCCTCCCAGCTGAAGACGTTCTGGGAGGACAACAGAGAggccctcctcgccctcctcctgcAAGTCCACATGG GCGTGAAAGGCGTGGTGAGtgacgccaacaacaacaccttgcAGGACGCGGTGATAGTGATAGAGGGCAGAGAGCAAGTCCCCTTCCGCACGTCCCAGCACGGAGAGTTCTGGAAACTGCTTCTGCCTGGCTCTTACGTCTtggtg GCCAGCGGCAGCGGGTACCAGCCACAGAGAGTGCCCTTTGAAGTGACGGCGAAGGCGGTGACCAGGCTTGACGTGACGCTGACGGCGGAGGGCGATGACTCGAGTcccgcctcccccttcccccgcccgtCCCCTGCCCTGGTGGTCCTCCTCGTGGTGCTCTCCCTTTCCAGGCGTTTTTAG